A single region of the Lactobacillus isalae genome encodes:
- the cas9 gene encoding type II CRISPR RNA-guided endonuclease Cas9 (Cas9, originally named Csn1, is the large, multifunctional signature protein of type II CRISPR/Cas systems. It is well known even to general audiences because its RNA-guided endonuclease activity has made it a popular tool for custom editing of eukaryotic genomes.) — MTKITKDYIVGLDIGTNSCGWVAMDSKNTILRMHGKTAIGSHLFDAENSAADRRAFRTTRRRIKRRKWRLKLLEEIFDSHMAKVDPYFFARLKESGLSPLDTRKNVSSIIYPTSLEDKKFYVDNPTIYHLRYKLMTEDRKFDLREVYLAIHHIVKYRGNFLYNTPVKDFEASKIDVKGSLKKLNELYEGLDSEFNVKLDSNNALEIENIIRDKKVFKINKVKEINQLLSLKTDNKERTKLIKDVSKQIVNAILGYKTKFEIILLKDISKDEADDWEFKLTDVDADNKFENLISDLNENEQEILAVIRELANAITLSNIVEEGKTLSESMIDKYENHSDDLKLLKQVISDHPDRDKAKKLALAYDLYVNNRHGKILQAKDVLGKKKTLSKEEFYKEVKKNLDDSKESQEILDAIALDSFMPKQRTNENGVIPYQLHQLELDKIIENQGKYYPFLKEVNPVSSHLKQAPYKLDELIRFRVPYYVGPLISPNESTKNNQTKKNQNFAWMIRKGQGQITPWNFDQKVDRMASANKFIKRMTTKDTYLLGEDVLPANSLLYQKFTVLNELNNIKINGKRISVPLKQELYNNLFKKNSTVTTNKLKSYLKENYKLINVEIKGLSDEKKFNSGLTTYNKLKNLKIFDQQIDNPSYNKDFERIIEWSTIFEDKAIYKEKLKTIDWLSDRQIDKLSKIRMQGWGQLSKKLLSQLTDNNGQTIIEQLWDSQNNFMQIVNQADFKDAIAVANQNLLVDTSVEDILSEAYTSPANKKAIRQVVKVVDDIVRAASGKVPKQIAIEFTRDADDNAKISQTRANKLRKVYKELSNELASETIRNELERVAKDQKLLKDKYYLYFMQLGRDAYTGEPIDIDDLEQYDIDHILPQSFIKDDSLENRVLVKKAVNNGKSDNVPVKLYGNHMATDLGMTIHHMWEKWKDQGLITKTKYNNLIIDPDKINKYESSGFIHRQLVETSQIIKLVSTILQSKYPDTEIIVVKARYNHYLRKHLNLYKSREVNDYHHAIDAYLSAICGNILYQVYPYLRPFFVYGQYKKFSSEPEKEKIIYDKTRRYNFISQIFENKGNDIISRETKKKVFDKKDIIEKLKHAYNYKYMLVSRETETHDQEMFKMTVYPRLSRDRKKSRNLIPKKKDMPTEVYGGYTNNSDAYMVIVRINKKKGTEYRVFGVPMRELINLRKAEKKGHYNAYLKQVLEPEIMYSKNGKKNKTISSFEIVKEKVPYKQVILDGDKKFMLASSTYVQNAKQLTLSQYSMQAITDNCENDTEEEKALVEAYDEILTNIDKYLPLFDINKFREKLHAGREKFVDLSLAEKKDTILQVLNGLHDNAVMPKIKSLGLSTELGKLQIPTGVKLSENAKLIYQSPTGLFEKRVKISDL, encoded by the coding sequence ATGACAAAAATAACCAAAGATTATATTGTGGGCTTGGATATCGGGACTAATTCTTGTGGCTGGGTAGCAATGGACTCTAAAAATACTATTCTGCGAATGCATGGAAAAACTGCTATTGGTTCTCACTTATTTGATGCAGAAAATTCGGCAGCTGATCGTCGGGCTTTTCGAACAACACGAAGAAGAATTAAAAGAAGAAAGTGGCGATTAAAGTTATTAGAAGAGATATTTGATTCTCATATGGCAAAAGTTGATCCATACTTTTTTGCTCGTTTAAAAGAATCTGGTCTCTCACCTTTAGATACAAGAAAAAATGTATCTTCAATAATTTATCCAACATCTCTTGAAGATAAGAAGTTTTATGTTGATAATCCTACTATTTATCATCTTCGTTACAAGTTGATGACTGAAGATCGAAAATTTGATTTAAGAGAAGTTTATCTTGCAATTCACCATATTGTGAAATACCGCGGTAATTTTTTATATAATACACCTGTAAAAGACTTTGAAGCTTCAAAAATAGATGTAAAAGGTAGTTTAAAGAAATTAAATGAGTTATATGAAGGATTAGACTCAGAATTTAATGTAAAGCTTGATAGTAATAATGCATTAGAAATTGAAAATATTATTCGAGATAAAAAAGTCTTCAAGATAAATAAAGTTAAGGAAATTAACCAATTACTTTCTTTAAAAACTGATAATAAGGAACGTACTAAGTTAATAAAGGATGTTTCTAAGCAAATAGTAAATGCTATTTTAGGTTATAAAACTAAATTTGAAATTATTTTATTAAAAGACATTAGTAAAGATGAAGCAGATGATTGGGAATTTAAGCTTACTGATGTGGATGCCGATAATAAGTTCGAAAATTTAATTAGTGATCTTAATGAAAATGAACAAGAAATTCTGGCAGTAATTAGAGAATTGGCTAATGCAATTACTTTAAGTAACATTGTCGAAGAGGGAAAGACTTTATCTGAATCAATGATTGATAAGTATGAGAATCATTCAGATGATTTGAAATTATTGAAACAGGTTATTTCTGATCATCCCGATCGAGATAAGGCTAAGAAATTAGCCCTGGCTTATGACTTGTATGTCAACAATCGACATGGAAAAATTCTTCAGGCTAAAGACGTTTTAGGAAAGAAGAAAACTTTATCAAAAGAAGAATTTTATAAAGAAGTTAAAAAGAATTTAGATGATTCAAAGGAATCTCAAGAAATTTTAGATGCAATTGCCTTAGATTCATTCATGCCAAAACAGAGAACAAATGAAAATGGAGTAATTCCATATCAGCTTCATCAGCTTGAATTAGACAAAATTATTGAAAATCAGGGAAAGTATTATCCATTTTTGAAAGAGGTAAATCCTGTTTCTTCACATTTAAAGCAAGCCCCATATAAGCTTGATGAACTAATTAGATTTAGAGTCCCTTATTATGTAGGACCATTAATTTCACCAAACGAATCTACTAAAAATAACCAAACAAAGAAAAATCAAAATTTTGCTTGGATGATACGTAAGGGGCAAGGACAGATTACTCCTTGGAATTTTGATCAAAAGGTAGATCGAATGGCATCAGCAAATAAGTTCATTAAAAGAATGACAACTAAAGATACTTACTTATTAGGTGAAGATGTTTTACCAGCTAACAGTTTACTTTATCAAAAGTTTACAGTATTAAATGAACTTAATAACATAAAAATTAATGGTAAGCGAATATCTGTGCCTTTAAAACAAGAACTATATAATAACTTGTTTAAGAAGAATTCAACTGTAACTACTAATAAGCTTAAATCCTATTTGAAAGAAAATTATAAACTTATTAATGTTGAGATTAAGGGCTTATCCGATGAAAAGAAATTTAACTCTGGATTGACAACTTATAATAAATTAAAAAATTTGAAGATTTTTGATCAGCAAATTGATAATCCTAGCTATAATAAAGATTTTGAACGGATCATCGAATGGTCAACTATTTTTGAAGATAAGGCTATTTATAAAGAAAAGTTGAAAACTATAGACTGGCTCAGTGATAGACAAATTGACAAACTAAGCAAGATTAGAATGCAAGGTTGGGGTCAATTATCGAAGAAATTATTATCACAATTAACTGACAATAATGGTCAAACTATTATTGAACAACTTTGGGATAGTCAAAATAATTTTATGCAAATTGTAAATCAAGCTGATTTTAAAGATGCTATTGCAGTTGCTAACCAAAATTTACTAGTTGACACAAGTGTAGAAGATATTTTAAGTGAGGCTTATACGTCACCAGCTAATAAGAAAGCAATCCGCCAAGTAGTTAAAGTCGTTGATGATATTGTTAGAGCAGCCTCAGGAAAGGTTCCTAAGCAAATTGCAATTGAGTTTACTAGAGATGCAGACGATAATGCTAAAATAAGTCAAACTCGAGCAAATAAATTACGCAAAGTTTATAAAGAATTATCTAATGAATTAGCATCAGAGACTATTAGAAATGAGCTGGAAAGGGTTGCTAAAGATCAAAAATTGTTGAAAGATAAATATTATTTATACTTTATGCAACTTGGTAGAGATGCTTATACGGGTGAACCAATTGATATTGATGATCTAGAACAATATGATATAGATCACATTCTTCCACAAAGCTTTATTAAAGATGATTCCTTGGAAAACCGAGTTTTAGTTAAAAAAGCAGTCAATAATGGTAAATCGGATAATGTACCAGTTAAATTATATGGAAATCATATGGCAACTGACTTGGGAATGACGATTCATCATATGTGGGAAAAATGGAAAGATCAGGGATTAATTACAAAGACTAAGTATAATAATTTAATTATTGATCCAGATAAGATTAATAAATATGAATCTTCAGGTTTCATACATAGACAATTAGTTGAAACGAGTCAAATTATTAAATTGGTTTCAACAATTTTGCAATCTAAGTATCCTGATACTGAAATAATAGTTGTTAAGGCTCGATATAATCATTATTTACGAAAGCATTTAAACTTATATAAGAGTAGAGAAGTCAATGATTATCATCATGCAATTGATGCCTATCTTTCAGCTATTTGTGGTAATATTCTTTATCAAGTTTATCCTTATTTACGTCCTTTCTTTGTATATGGACAATATAAAAAATTTAGTTCCGAACCTGAAAAAGAAAAGATAATTTATGATAAAACAAGAAGATATAATTTTATTTCGCAAATTTTTGAAAACAAGGGTAACGATATTATCAGTCGTGAAACTAAGAAAAAGGTTTTTGACAAAAAAGATATAATTGAAAAATTGAAACATGCATATAATTATAAATACATGCTTGTTTCTCGAGAAACCGAAACTCACGATCAGGAAATGTTTAAGATGACGGTCTATCCACGTTTATCACGTGATAGAAAGAAATCACGTAATTTGATTCCTAAAAAGAAAGATATGCCTACTGAAGTATATGGCGGATATACAAATAATTCCGATGCCTATATGGTTATTGTTAGAATTAATAAGAAAAAGGGAACCGAATATCGCGTGTTCGGAGTACCAATGCGTGAATTGATTAATTTAAGAAAAGCTGAGAAAAAAGGTCACTATAATGCTTATTTAAAGCAGGTACTTGAACCTGAAATTATGTATAGCAAGAATGGAAAGAAAAATAAAACAATTAGTTCATTTGAGATTGTTAAAGAAAAAGTCCCATATAAGCAAGTAATTTTAGATGGTGACAAGAAATTTATGCTTGCAAGTTCTACGTATGTCCAAAATGCTAAGCAATTAACTTTATCTCAATATTCTATGCAAGCAATTACTGATAATTGTGAAAATGATACTGAAGAGGAGAAAGCTTTGGTTGAAGCATATGATGAAATTCTTACAAATATTGATAAATATCTACCATTGTTTGATATTAATAAATTTAGAGAAAAATTACATGCTGGGAGAGAAAAATTTGTTGATCTATCATTAGCTGAGAAAAAAGACACAATTTTGCAGGTATTAAATGGATTACATGATAATGCTGTAATGCCTAAGATTAAGTCTTTAGGATTATCTACGGAATTGGGAAAATTACAGATTCCTACAGGTGTAAAATTATCTGAAAATGCAAAATTAATTTATCAATCTCCAACAGGTCTATTTGAAAAACGCGTTAAGATTTCAGATTTGTAA
- the rfbD gene encoding dTDP-4-dehydrorhamnose reductase: MRVFVTGVNGQLGHDVMNELAKRGYEGVGSDLAPEYAGVADGSSVTKAAYVSLDITDAEAVDKVISEVNPDVIVHCAAWTAVDMAEDDDKVAAVRKVNVDGTQNIANVAKKLDAPMVYLSTDYVFDGQGTTPWEPDFKGYKPLNVYGETKLGGEAAVANTLDKYFIVRIAWVFGVNGSNFIKTMLKVGSNHDEVKVVSDQVGTPTYTFDLARLLVDMIETDKYGYYHATNAELPANEGDYDENGTKTGYISWYDFTKEIYRQAGYKTKVTPVTTEEYGLSKAVRPFNSRLDKSKLEENGFKPLPTWPDAISRYLDILKADGFFDELGK, translated from the coding sequence ATGAGAGTTTTTGTAACTGGCGTTAATGGTCAACTTGGCCATGACGTAATGAATGAACTTGCTAAGCGTGGCTATGAAGGCGTAGGTTCTGATTTAGCACCTGAATATGCTGGTGTTGCTGACGGAAGCAGTGTTACCAAGGCAGCTTATGTTTCTTTAGATATTACTGATGCAGAAGCTGTAGATAAGGTTATTTCTGAAGTAAATCCTGACGTTATTGTTCATTGTGCTGCTTGGACCGCAGTTGACATGGCTGAAGATGATGACAAGGTAGCTGCTGTTCGTAAAGTTAACGTTGATGGAACTCAAAACATCGCTAATGTTGCTAAAAAGCTAGATGCCCCAATGGTTTACTTATCAACTGACTATGTCTTTGATGGTCAAGGAACTACTCCTTGGGAACCTGATTTTAAGGGTTACAAGCCGTTAAATGTTTACGGTGAAACTAAGCTTGGCGGTGAAGCAGCTGTTGCTAATACCTTGGACAAGTACTTCATCGTTCGTATTGCTTGGGTATTTGGTGTAAATGGTTCTAACTTCATTAAGACAATGCTTAAAGTTGGTTCAAACCATGATGAAGTTAAAGTTGTTAGCGACCAAGTAGGTACACCAACTTACACTTTTGATTTAGCTCGTTTATTGGTAGACATGATTGAAACTGATAAGTACGGCTACTACCATGCAACTAATGCTGAATTACCAGCAAATGAAGGCGACTATGATGAAAATGGTACTAAGACCGGCTATATTTCTTGGTACGATTTCACTAAAGAAATCTACCGCCAAGCGGGCTACAAGACTAAGGTAACTCCTGTAACTACTGAAGAATATGGCTTATCAAAGGCTGTTCGTCCATTTAACTCTCGCTTAGACAAGAGTAAGTTAGAAGAAAACGGCTTTAAGCCACTCCCAACTTGGCCAGATGCTATCAGCCGCTACTTAGATATTTTAAAGGCTGACGGCTTCTTTGATGAGTTAGGGAAGTAA
- the rfbC gene encoding dTDP-4-dehydrorhamnose 3,5-epimerase: MGQIKVEKNVGGIEGLAVITPTVHGDDRGYFMETFNQRDMMDAGFSINFVQDNQSSSTKGVLRGLHFQKKYPQIKLVRAVRGSVFDVAVDLRSDSKTYGKWYGVELTAENKKQFLIPQGFAHGFLVLSDEAEFCYKVNDFWHPNDEGGMAWNDPEIGIEWPHLKGDYPGSPDASGYTLDDGTKLTLSDRDQEWKGLKDTFKF, encoded by the coding sequence ATGGGACAAATTAAAGTTGAAAAAAATGTTGGTGGTATTGAAGGTTTAGCAGTTATCACTCCAACTGTTCATGGAGACGATCGTGGCTACTTCATGGAAACTTTTAATCAAAGAGACATGATGGATGCTGGCTTTAGCATTAACTTTGTTCAAGATAACCAATCAAGTTCAACTAAGGGTGTGCTTCGTGGTTTACACTTCCAAAAGAAATACCCACAAATTAAATTAGTTCGCGCAGTTCGTGGTTCAGTATTCGATGTTGCTGTTGACCTTCGTAGCGATTCTAAGACTTATGGTAAGTGGTACGGTGTTGAATTAACTGCAGAAAATAAGAAGCAATTCTTAATCCCACAAGGTTTTGCTCATGGTTTCCTTGTTTTAAGTGATGAAGCTGAATTCTGCTACAAGGTTAATGATTTCTGGCATCCAAACGATGAAGGTGGTATGGCTTGGAACGATCCTGAAATTGGTATTGAATGGCCACACCTTAAGGGCGACTACCCAGGCAGTCCTGATGCTAGTGGCTATACTCTTGACGATGGTACTAAATTAACTTTGTCTGACCGTGACCAAGAATGGAAAGGCTTAAAGGATACTTTTAAGTTTTAA
- the rfbA gene encoding glucose-1-phosphate thymidylyltransferase RfbA yields the protein MKGIILAGGSGTRLYPLTLVTSKQLLPVYDKPMIYYPLSTLMLAGIKDILVISTPADTPRFKELLGDGSQFGVNLSYKVQPSPDGLAQAFTLGEDFINGEACAMVLGDNIFYGNGFTELLKNAAEDAQKGKATVFGYYVNDPERFGVIGFDENDNVVSIEEKPEQPKSNYAVTGLYFYPAGVSEKAAQVKPSARGEVEITSLNDMYLQDDNLGVQLLGRGYAWLDTGTMQSLVDASNYVKMIEERQGVSVSAPEEIAYIHGWIDKDQLLEAAKHYGKSPYGKHLKSVAEGKVRY from the coding sequence ATGAAGGGAATTATTTTAGCAGGCGGTTCAGGTACTCGTTTATATCCATTGACTTTAGTAACTAGTAAGCAATTATTGCCAGTTTACGACAAACCAATGATTTATTATCCATTATCTACTTTGATGTTAGCCGGTATTAAAGATATTTTAGTTATTTCTACTCCGGCTGACACTCCACGTTTTAAGGAACTATTAGGTGATGGTTCACAATTTGGTGTTAACCTTTCTTACAAGGTTCAACCAAGTCCAGATGGGTTGGCTCAAGCATTTACCTTAGGTGAAGATTTCATTAACGGTGAAGCATGTGCCATGGTTTTAGGTGATAACATTTTCTACGGTAATGGTTTTACTGAGTTGCTTAAGAATGCTGCTGAAGATGCTCAAAAAGGTAAGGCAACTGTCTTTGGTTACTACGTAAATGATCCAGAACGTTTTGGTGTTATTGGTTTTGATGAAAATGATAATGTTGTATCTATCGAAGAAAAACCAGAACAACCTAAGAGTAACTATGCTGTTACTGGTCTTTACTTCTACCCAGCTGGTGTAAGTGAAAAGGCTGCTCAAGTTAAGCCAAGTGCACGTGGGGAAGTAGAAATTACTAGTCTAAACGATATGTACTTACAAGACGATAACTTAGGTGTACAACTTTTGGGTCGTGGTTATGCATGGCTTGATACTGGTACAATGCAAAGTTTAGTTGACGCTTCTAACTACGTTAAGATGATTGAAGAACGTCAAGGCGTTTCTGTTTCAGCTCCAGAAGAAATTGCTTATATTCACGGCTGGATTGACAAGGATCAATTACTTGAAGCAGCTAAGCACTATGGCAAGAGCCCATATGGTAAGCACTTAAAGTCTGTTGCTGAAGGTAAAGTTCGTTACTAA
- the rfbB gene encoding dTDP-glucose 4,6-dehydratase: protein MKVIVTGGAGFIGSNFVFYMLKKHPDYEIICLDSLTYAGNLSTLKDVMDNPNFKFVKLDIRDREGVYKLFEEEKPDVVVNFAAESHVDRSIENPEIFLETNIIGTSVLMDACRKYGIKRFHQVSTDEVYGDLPLDRPDLFFHEDTPLHTSSPYSSSKASADLLVGAYGKTYGLPVTISRCSNNYGPYQFPEKLIPLMIQRALNNEKLPVYGDGKNVRDWLYVEDHCNAIDLILENGEPGEVYNIGGHNEMANIDIVKLICDYLDKPYSLIEHVTDRKGHDRRYAIDPEKIHNELGWLPETMFKDGIKKTIQWYLDNKDWWENIISGDYQNYYDKMYGKKQVLDKD, encoded by the coding sequence ATGAAAGTTATTGTTACTGGTGGTGCCGGTTTTATCGGTTCAAACTTTGTTTTTTACATGTTAAAGAAGCATCCTGATTACGAAATTATCTGTTTAGATAGTTTAACTTATGCGGGTAACTTATCTACTTTAAAGGATGTTATGGATAACCCTAACTTCAAGTTCGTTAAGTTAGATATTCGTGACCGTGAAGGTGTTTACAAGTTATTCGAAGAAGAAAAGCCTGATGTAGTAGTTAACTTTGCTGCTGAAAGTCACGTTGATCGTTCTATTGAAAATCCAGAAATTTTCTTGGAAACTAACATTATCGGTACTTCTGTCTTAATGGATGCTTGCCGTAAATACGGTATCAAGCGTTTCCACCAAGTTTCAACTGACGAGGTTTACGGTGATTTACCATTAGATCGTCCAGATCTTTTCTTCCACGAAGATACTCCACTTCATACTTCAAGTCCTTACTCATCAAGTAAGGCTAGTGCCGATTTACTCGTTGGTGCCTACGGTAAAACCTATGGTTTGCCAGTAACCATTTCACGTTGTTCTAACAACTATGGTCCATATCAATTCCCAGAAAAATTGATTCCATTGATGATTCAAAGAGCATTAAACAATGAAAAATTACCAGTTTACGGTGATGGTAAAAACGTTCGTGACTGGCTTTACGTTGAAGATCACTGCAACGCAATTGACCTTATCTTAGAAAATGGTGAGCCTGGTGAAGTTTACAACATTGGTGGTCACAACGAAATGGCTAACATTGATATTGTTAAACTCATCTGTGATTACTTAGACAAGCCTTACTCCTTAATCGAACATGTTACTGACCGTAAGGGTCATGACCGTCGTTACGCTATCGATCCAGAAAAGATTCATAACGAATTAGGCTGGCTTCCAGAAACTATGTTCAAAGATGGTATCAAGAAGACTATCCAATGGTACCTTGACAACAAAGACTGGTGGGAAAACATCATTTCTGGTGACTACCAAAACTATTACGACAAAATGTACGGTAAGAAGCAAGTTTTAGATAAGGACTAA
- a CDS encoding MerR family transcriptional regulator, translated as MPTYYTSGEFAKKAHVSIRTIRYYDQKNLLKPSTHTASGARLYTDTDFAKLQQILLLKYLGFSLTDIREMTLGSGDRQLLLDSLQIQKRLVEERLKEMQNVAAAIDSTSSTLKAGQEVDWSKMLDLIHLTSMNQSLSSQYQNASNISARIKLHRDYSLNKEGWFHWLFRQLDLKPGMKILELGAGNGTLWAQNLDRIPKGLTIVLSDISEGILADAKSEIRDRSEFQYAVFDAQKIPCADNTFDLVIANHMLFYCDDIPKTLKEVKRVMKKGASFACSTYSKRHMHEITDLVQEFNPEIVLSSTNLYDRFGLDNGIEILSHDFTDVTCHKYEDAVELSESTPVISYILSCHGNQNSILLDHYNEFKNFVDDKVSDGFHITKDAGYFICKK; from the coding sequence ATGCCAACTTACTATACAAGCGGTGAATTTGCGAAAAAGGCGCATGTTTCAATTCGTACAATTCGCTATTACGATCAAAAAAATTTATTAAAGCCATCAACACACACGGCGAGCGGTGCAAGACTCTACACTGATACTGATTTTGCCAAATTGCAACAAATCCTCCTATTAAAGTATCTTGGATTTTCTTTAACAGACATCCGAGAGATGACTTTAGGATCAGGAGACAGGCAGCTTTTACTTGATTCTCTGCAGATTCAAAAAAGATTAGTGGAAGAACGTCTTAAAGAAATGCAAAATGTTGCTGCAGCCATTGATTCAACTAGTAGCACTTTGAAGGCAGGGCAAGAAGTAGACTGGAGCAAGATGTTAGACTTGATTCATTTGACTTCAATGAATCAGTCCCTAAGTAGTCAATACCAAAATGCTTCTAATATTTCTGCGCGAATCAAACTTCATCGGGATTATTCTCTTAATAAAGAGGGATGGTTTCATTGGTTGTTTAGACAACTAGACTTAAAGCCGGGGATGAAGATTCTAGAATTAGGAGCTGGTAATGGTACTTTATGGGCACAAAATCTAGATAGAATTCCAAAAGGATTAACCATTGTTTTATCTGATATTTCTGAAGGTATCTTAGCTGATGCGAAAAGTGAAATTAGGGATAGATCAGAATTTCAATATGCGGTATTTGATGCACAAAAAATACCTTGTGCGGATAATACATTTGATTTGGTAATTGCTAACCATATGCTTTTCTACTGTGACGATATTCCTAAGACCTTGAAAGAAGTAAAGAGAGTAATGAAAAAGGGCGCTTCTTTTGCTTGCTCGACTTATTCTAAAAGGCATATGCATGAAATTACTGATTTAGTTCAAGAATTTAATCCAGAGATTGTCTTGTCTTCAACTAATTTATATGATCGCTTTGGCTTAGACAATGGGATAGAAATTTTATCCCATGATTTTACTGATGTTACTTGTCATAAGTATGAAGATGCGGTTGAATTGTCTGAATCTACGCCGGTAATTTCTTACATCTTATCTTGTCATGGTAATCAAAATTCGATTTTACTCGATCACTATAATGAATTTAAAAATTTTGTTGACGATAAAGTAAGCGATGGTTTCCACATTACTAAAGATGCAGGTTACTTTATTTGTAAGAAATAG
- a CDS encoding RES family NAD+ phosphorylase: MKICANCFKDTDLRMRILSLKNLKKCDIHNRREYIFDTDDDTVSIKVDMGRLVNLYDTTSSIDNSSLTGKTLIDRIQNDWQIFSTNINENQIRTVLVELLKDSFDKDDPIYKSPLVIPDLYNNQFKEDYSIIKNKDWNSFKENILHGNRFFNSDLDKELLTNIMKYSVEELQKNSLLFRARIVDSFDDIREEKDMLIPPKKILDSRDGRMNPRGVGMLYLASKKNIAIREVRSSFNDKVVIAPIEIVKNIKVVDLTRIAKLSPFNMLDTIYPKVYQLNKETINTIVEELETPIRTNHKSLDYLPTQYLSAIAQLNFEGIKYSSTMVDRDPNNFNVVLFDKQIESKVKVRKNDREELKIKMVRYNTYPELVN; the protein is encoded by the coding sequence ATGAAAATATGTGCTAATTGTTTCAAAGATACAGATTTGAGAATGCGGATATTAAGTTTAAAGAATCTAAAAAAATGTGATATTCATAATAGGCGAGAATATATTTTTGATACGGATGATGATACTGTTAGTATAAAAGTCGATATGGGGCGTTTAGTTAATCTTTATGATACTACATCTAGTATAGATAACAGTAGTTTAACGGGTAAGACCTTGATTGATCGAATTCAAAATGATTGGCAAATATTTTCAACTAATATAAATGAGAATCAGATACGTACAGTGCTAGTTGAATTGTTAAAAGATTCGTTTGATAAAGATGATCCAATATACAAAAGTCCATTAGTTATTCCTGATTTATACAATAATCAATTTAAAGAAGATTATTCTATCATAAAAAATAAAGATTGGAATAGTTTTAAAGAAAATATTTTACATGGAAATCGTTTCTTTAATTCAGACCTAGATAAAGAATTATTGACTAATATAATGAAATATTCTGTTGAAGAGCTACAGAAGAATTCTTTATTGTTCAGAGCGAGAATTGTTGATAGCTTTGACGATATTAGGGAAGAAAAGGATATGCTTATCCCTCCTAAAAAAATATTGGATAGTAGGGATGGTAGGATGAATCCAAGAGGAGTAGGGATGCTCTATCTAGCCAGTAAGAAAAATATAGCTATTAGAGAAGTAAGATCTTCTTTTAACGATAAAGTTGTGATAGCCCCAATCGAAATAGTGAAAAATATTAAAGTGGTTGATTTGACTAGAATTGCAAAATTATCACCTTTTAACATGTTAGATACTATTTATCCTAAAGTATATCAATTAAATAAGGAAACTATAAATACTATTGTAGAAGAATTGGAGACACCTATAAGAACTAACCATAAAAGTTTAGATTATCTTCCAACTCAATATTTAAGTGCGATTGCACAATTGAATTTTGAGGGTATAAAGTATAGTAGTACAATGGTTGACCGTGATCCAAATAATTTTAATGTTGTGTTATTTGATAAACAAATTGAAAGTAAAGTTAAAGTTAGAAAAAATGATAGGGAAGAATTAAAAATTAAAATGGTAAGATATAATACTTATCCAGAATTAGTAAATTAA